In Nocardia sp. NBC_00403, one DNA window encodes the following:
- a CDS encoding carboxymuconolactone decarboxylase family protein, which translates to MDARFNMLDNPTGAKFGKRFANASLVIEQSTLPKATQELVSLRASQINGCGFCVDLHTKEAAAAGETAVRLNLVAVWRKASVFTEAERAALALAEEGTRLADTQHGVSDETWAQVRKHYDDDQIAALVCLVAQINAANRLGVIVRNQGGSYQPGMFAGMAN; encoded by the coding sequence ATGGACGCCCGATTCAACATGCTCGACAACCCGACCGGCGCGAAGTTCGGCAAGCGGTTCGCCAACGCCAGCCTGGTGATCGAACAGTCGACGCTGCCGAAGGCCACGCAGGAGCTGGTGTCGCTGCGCGCCAGCCAGATCAACGGCTGCGGTTTCTGCGTCGACCTCCACACCAAGGAGGCCGCGGCCGCCGGTGAAACCGCAGTCCGGCTCAACCTGGTCGCCGTCTGGCGCAAGGCCAGCGTGTTCACCGAGGCCGAGCGGGCCGCGCTGGCGCTCGCCGAGGAGGGTACCCGGCTCGCCGACACCCAGCACGGCGTGTCCGACGAGACCTGGGCCCAGGTGCGCAAGCACTACGACGATGACCAGATCGCCGCGCTGGTCTGCCTGGTCGCCCAGATCAACGCGGCCAACCGGCTCGGCGTGATCGTGCGCAACCAAGGGGGTTCCTACCAGCCAGGCATGTTCGCCGGCATGGCGAACTGA